The region AGCGTCCGCACCCGGTTGTGGACGAAGAAGACCTGCCCGCCGCGGCGGATCTCCCGGTCCACCGCCTCCCGGATCGTCTCCTCCGAGAAGGGAAGGACGAAGGTGCGGATCGAGAGGCGGTCCTCCGGGGGGGTGGCGATCACGCTGATGTCCCGCATCCCGGAGAGGGCCATGTGCAGCGTCCGGGGGATCGGGGTCGCGGTGAGCGTGAGGAGGTCGACCGAGGCGCGCATCGCCTTGAGCTTCTCCTTGTGCCGGACGCCGAACCGCTGCTCCTCGTCGACCACGACCAGCCCCAGGTCCCGGAAGGAGACATCCTTCTGCAGGAGCCGGTGGGTGCCGATCACGATGTCGACCTTCCCCTCCCGCAGGTCGGCCGTCACCGCCGCCTGCTCCTTCCGGGAGCGGAAGCGGGAGAGGTTCTCCACCCGGACCGGGTAGCCGGCCAGACGCTCCCGGAAGGTCTTGTGGTGTTGCTCCGCGAGGACCGTGGTGGGGACGAGCACCGCGGCCTGCCGCCCGTCGAGCACCACCTTGAAGGCGGCCCGGACCGCGACCTCCGTCTTGCCGTACCCCACGTCCCCGCAGACCAGCCGGTCCATCGGCTTCTCCGAGACCAGGTCGCCGAGGACCTCCTCGATCACCTTCTGCTGGTCCGGCGTCTCCTCGTGCGCGAAGGCCGCCTCGAACTCCCGGTAGCTGGCGTCGGGCGGAGAGACGGGCGGGCGGCGGGCCAGCTCCCGGCGGGCGCTGAGCTCGACCAGCTCCCGGGCCATTTCCAGGAGGGAGTCGCGGACCTTCCGCTTGGCGCGCTGCCACGCGGTCCCCCCCAGCCGCGCGAGCTGCGGGTGCGTCTCCTCGGAGCCCACGTAGCGCTGCACGCCGGACATCTTCTCGACGGGGACGAAGAGCCGGTCTCCGCCGGCATACTCGAGCACGAGGAAGTCCCCCTCCACGCCGCCGGCCCGGCGGCGGATCAGCCCCCGGTAGACCCCGATGCCGTGGTCCACGTGGACCGCGAGGTCGCTCACCCGCAGCTCCCGAAGCGAGAACTCCTCCGCGGGAAGCGCCGCATCCCCCCTGCCCTTGCGGGCGCGGGCCTTCTCGCCGAAGATCTCCGACTCGGTGACCAGCGCGATCCGAAGCTCCGGGAACCGGAAGCCGCGCGCCACCCCGGAGCGGCAGAGCAGAACCCCTTTTCCCTCCGCGAGGGCGGCGGGGAGGGTGCACCCGGGGACCAGCGGGAGGGGGTAGCGGGAGAGCAGCTCCTCCATCCGCTCCGCCTGGGAGGGGGAGAGCGAGCTGATCAGGAACCGGTCCCCCCGCTTCCACCACTCCTTCGCCTCGGTCGCCAGCGGCAGCAGCAGCCCTTCCGACGAGGAGGTCGCCGTGCTCCGCCGGATATCCTCGTTCCCCTGGATCTCCAGGGTCCCCCGCACCGCGTCGCCGCGTCCGAAGGGGGACACCTCGATCCGGTCGAAGCAGAGGAGCGGGACGGCGGACAGGGCGGAAACGAGCTCCTCCGGCGACAGGTAGAGCTCCGCCGGCGCGGGAAGGCCGGCCTCCTCCCCCTGGATCCGGAAGTTCTCCTCCGCCTCGGCGAAGAGGTTTTTCGCCTCGCCCACGCAGGAGACCGAATCGGCGGCGGCCACCACGGTGTTCTCCGGCAGATGCCCGAACAGCGTCCCGGCGCCCCCGTACAGGCGGGGGAGGATCGCATCGATTCCCCGGTACCGGATCCCCTGCCGGAGCGCCTCCGGTTCCTTCCCGTTCCACGGCAGGCCGTCCGCCCCGACGGCGGCCCGCCCCGCAGCCCGCAGGAACTCCGCCCGGGTGATCACCTGGGAGCAGGGGATGACGAAGAACTCCTGCGCG is a window of Deltaproteobacteria bacterium GWC2_65_14 DNA encoding:
- a CDS encoding transcription-repair coupling factor; the protein is MALSFGREDRPCRQILGIPHGARAFLLSALARRLQRPVLYLVDSAAEAEESFRELSAYLGPDGTTRFPSLEAAPYEEIAPFPPSVHDRMRTLFRLLRSGEGAGPLVVVCPVEGLFRKTLPPAVFAGSVRRIAPGAEVDLEELTRELSALGYARLPAATDPGDVAVRGGIVDIYSPAHPHPARITLDGDRVESIRWFDPETQRTRSAAQEFFVIPCSQVITRAEFLRAAGRAAVGADGLPWNGKEPEALRQGIRYRGIDAILPRLYGGAGTLFGHLPENTVVAAADSVSCVGEAKNLFAEAEENFRIQGEEAGLPAPAELYLSPEELVSALSAVPLLCFDRIEVSPFGRGDAVRGTLEIQGNEDIRRSTATSSSEGLLLPLATEAKEWWKRGDRFLISSLSPSQAERMEELLSRYPLPLVPGCTLPAALAEGKGVLLCRSGVARGFRFPELRIALVTESEIFGEKARARKGRGDAALPAEEFSLRELRVSDLAVHVDHGIGVYRGLIRRRAGGVEGDFLVLEYAGGDRLFVPVEKMSGVQRYVGSEETHPQLARLGGTAWQRAKRKVRDSLLEMARELVELSARRELARRPPVSPPDASYREFEAAFAHEETPDQQKVIEEVLGDLVSEKPMDRLVCGDVGYGKTEVAVRAAFKVVLDGRQAAVLVPTTVLAEQHHKTFRERLAGYPVRVENLSRFRSRKEQAAVTADLREGKVDIVIGTHRLLQKDVSFRDLGLVVVDEEQRFGVRHKEKLKAMRASVDLLTLTATPIPRTLHMALSGMRDISVIATPPEDRLSIRTFVLPFSEETIREAVDREIRRGGQVFFVHNRVRTLPAMERILREILPEGRILVAHGQMEEEELARAMDDFSAGRADLLLCTAIIEAGLDIASANTILVNDAHRFGLAQLYQLRGRVGRDRLRAYAYFLLPGEILMTREASQRLAVITDLTALGSGFRIASHDLEIRGGGNLLGKDQSGHIHQVGYELYTQLLSEAVAEISGRTEAEREEPELELRIPAFLPDDYIAEPGIRLDFYRKFAAARSVDAADDLELSMLDRFGRLPDPAEALCDMTRMRVRMREAGIRELKRGNGSLYLSLADRSSVDRSLLVRLVTRERGLFSFVRGEVLAMRLEAESPSEVVLAAKNLLNRLSPRG